The Nitrospira tepida genome includes a window with the following:
- a CDS encoding outer membrane protein — protein sequence MLLIPPTAWATDTADVYIKAYMVGGFFQDRPVSVAGVQSASTNVRNGVGAGLRVGVFPGFTSRVVGFELEYFGTDGRFSFLIPSNGGVAEGNSGLAVLNSMANLVVRHPNGPFHPYVGFGIGYSSGMLHNAAIPGGHTKDFDSTASFAYQFLLGFQGDLTERTFLFLEYKRLAADFHWDGMALDLRANYVAGGLGFRF from the coding sequence ATGCTGTTGATCCCGCCGACCGCGTGGGCCACAGATACCGCTGATGTCTACATCAAGGCCTATATGGTGGGCGGGTTTTTTCAAGACCGACCTGTCAGCGTCGCAGGTGTGCAAAGCGCGAGCACGAACGTCCGCAATGGAGTCGGAGCAGGACTTCGAGTCGGCGTTTTTCCGGGATTCACCAGCCGCGTCGTAGGATTTGAGCTTGAATATTTCGGAACTGACGGCAGATTCTCATTCCTGATTCCGAGTAACGGCGGTGTTGCTGAGGGGAACTCAGGACTAGCAGTCCTCAATAGCATGGCGAATCTTGTGGTGCGACACCCAAATGGCCCTTTTCATCCATATGTCGGATTTGGAATTGGATATTCTTCTGGGATGCTTCACAATGCAGCAATACCGGGAGGACATACGAAGGACTTTGACTCGACGGCCTCGTTTGCCTATCAGTTTTTGCTCGGATTCCAAGGCGATCTGACAGAGCGAACATTTCTGTTCCTGGAATACAAGCGTTTGGCCGCTGACTTTCATTGGGACGGAATGGCCTTGGATCTTCGTGCAAATTATGTAGCTGGAGGCTTGGGTTTCAGATTTTGA
- a CDS encoding Lnb N-terminal periplasmic domain-containing protein has protein sequence MFHSCFRSVAKRLPAFCAAVAWRCFFVALLIPSYSGAFAADDPSAYLSELIQRANRQALADRREWRQLLHYYPKLLGGVKSQQDDPGFFLDSDGKTNPQAELEATLAAFFKDDLVGRSKQPAQCAFIARYTWLKEQLSFDEQRLPPQRCERFETWFKELNAEGISLIFPAGFMNNPSSMFGHTFLRVDQRGQTEQTRILAYTINYAAEVPPDAGPEYAFKGIFGGYPGRFSTIPYYLKVLEYRDIENRDIWEYRLDLSNEQIRRLLMHAWEMGNATFDYFFFDENCAYHILSLLDAADPSFHLTDGFPFYTLPSDTVRRVMAQPGLVKDVVYRPSRRTVVDQKRRAMSPEEQTWLGKLVGDPQVLQTGGFTAQSPERQAFIMDTASDYLLMRGGGAPQSSSEFKDRNRTILRARSRLKVPPEDLTIVPFTDRPDRGHGTARVGVGGGWRNNDAYEELAFRGVYHDLLDPEPGYTPDAQIEAISVGLRHYHHRDQTRLERFGLLNMVSLSPMDSLFLAPSWKLNLGMNTIKHKACDLCSNGVAGGGIGAAFETRWFRREVYFGFAEVEANYSRAYDERHRIGGGGTVGVLADLTERWKIMASSTYLKYPIGDRSDDWRWSIGQRYTLSQNLALRLEYHHRDHDNDVQFLLHAYF, from the coding sequence GTGTTTCACTCCTGCTTCCGTTCGGTTGCCAAACGGCTGCCGGCATTTTGTGCGGCAGTCGCCTGGCGTTGCTTCTTCGTCGCCCTTCTCATCCCGTCCTACTCCGGCGCCTTCGCGGCCGATGATCCATCCGCTTACCTGAGCGAACTGATTCAGCGCGCGAACAGACAGGCGCTGGCCGATCGTCGGGAATGGCGGCAACTCCTCCATTATTACCCGAAGCTATTGGGCGGCGTGAAGAGTCAGCAAGATGACCCGGGATTCTTTCTCGACTCCGACGGGAAGACCAATCCCCAAGCCGAACTGGAAGCCACTCTGGCCGCCTTCTTCAAGGACGATCTCGTTGGGCGCTCCAAACAGCCGGCGCAATGCGCGTTCATCGCGCGGTACACCTGGCTGAAGGAACAGTTATCCTTCGATGAGCAGCGCCTGCCCCCGCAACGCTGCGAGCGGTTCGAAACCTGGTTCAAGGAACTCAATGCCGAGGGGATCAGCTTGATTTTCCCCGCCGGCTTCATGAACAACCCCTCCTCGATGTTCGGCCATACCTTTCTGCGCGTCGATCAACGAGGCCAGACCGAGCAAACGAGGATTCTGGCTTATACGATCAACTACGCGGCGGAGGTGCCGCCCGATGCCGGACCGGAATACGCGTTCAAGGGGATTTTCGGAGGGTATCCGGGCCGGTTTTCCACCATTCCCTACTACCTCAAGGTGTTGGAATACCGCGACATCGAAAACCGCGACATCTGGGAATACCGGCTGGATCTGTCAAATGAACAGATCCGGCGGCTGCTCATGCATGCGTGGGAAATGGGCAACGCCACGTTCGACTACTTTTTCTTCGACGAGAACTGCGCCTACCATATCCTCTCTCTGCTCGACGCGGCGGATCCGTCGTTTCATCTCACCGATGGATTTCCCTTCTATACCTTGCCGAGCGACACCGTTCGCCGGGTGATGGCGCAACCGGGACTGGTCAAGGACGTCGTGTACCGACCCTCCCGACGCACGGTGGTCGATCAAAAGCGGCGGGCGATGTCGCCGGAAGAACAAACGTGGCTGGGGAAGCTCGTCGGCGATCCACAGGTGTTGCAGACGGGCGGGTTTACGGCTCAGTCACCTGAGCGGCAGGCGTTCATCATGGATACGGCCTCCGACTATCTCCTCATGCGGGGCGGAGGCGCGCCCCAGAGTTCATCCGAGTTCAAGGATCGCAACCGGACGATCCTGCGAGCGCGGAGTCGGCTGAAGGTTCCTCCGGAGGATCTGACCATCGTGCCGTTTACCGATCGGCCTGATCGCGGTCACGGCACGGCTCGCGTCGGGGTGGGAGGCGGATGGCGCAACAACGACGCCTACGAGGAACTGGCCTTCCGCGGAGTGTATCATGATCTCCTGGACCCGGAGCCCGGCTATACGCCGGATGCGCAGATCGAGGCGATTTCCGTGGGGCTCAGGCACTACCACCATCGCGACCAGACCAGATTGGAGCGATTCGGCCTGTTGAACATGGTGTCATTGTCTCCGATGGACAGCCTGTTCCTGGCCCCGTCATGGAAGCTGAATCTGGGCATGAATACCATCAAGCACAAGGCTTGCGATCTGTGCAGCAACGGAGTCGCCGGCGGAGGCATCGGCGCGGCCTTCGAGACCAGATGGTTCCGGCGCGAAGTCTACTTTGGGTTTGCCGAAGTGGAGGCGAACTACAGCCGGGCTTATGATGAACGGCACCGGATCGGGGGAGGCGGCACGGTCGGCGTGCTGGCGGATCTGACGGAACGGTGGAAGATCATGGCCTCGTCGACCTATCTGAAATATCCGATCGGGGACCGGTCGGACGATTGGCGATGGTCGATCGGACAACGGTATACATTGAGCCAGAACCTGGCCCTTCGTCTTGAGTACCACCATCGCGACCATGACAACGACGTGCAGTTCTTGCTGCACGCCTATTTTTGA
- a CDS encoding DUF3015 domain-containing protein: protein MKGMIRLHLVLGLCIMQGGIALATNPDTGPGCGAGKVLWADFKNQKNILPQAFMATTNGSFGSGTFGISSGTSGCTNDGQVWAEHKVTTFASLNFENLAQEMAQGEGQHLSSLAALMGVPAEHQALFFAMTQDRYTSLIRGGESSPVALIKALNDAIAGHPLLAKATATR from the coding sequence ATGAAGGGAATGATCAGACTTCATCTCGTGTTGGGTTTGTGTATCATGCAGGGTGGGATAGCGCTCGCGACGAATCCTGACACGGGACCAGGCTGCGGGGCGGGGAAAGTGCTCTGGGCCGATTTCAAGAACCAAAAGAACATTCTGCCACAGGCCTTCATGGCGACGACCAACGGCTCCTTTGGGAGTGGCACCTTCGGCATCAGCAGCGGCACCTCCGGTTGCACGAACGACGGGCAAGTCTGGGCTGAACACAAGGTCACGACCTTTGCGAGCCTCAATTTCGAGAATCTGGCTCAAGAGATGGCTCAAGGGGAAGGCCAGCATCTGTCCTCCCTGGCCGCGCTGATGGGCGTGCCTGCCGAGCATCAGGCCTTGTTCTTTGCGATGACGCAAGATCGATATACCAGCCTGATCCGGGGCGGCGAGTCTTCCCCCGTAGCCTTGATCAAGGCATTGAATGACGCAATCGCCGGTCATCCACTCCTTGCGAAGGCGACCGCGACCCGCTGA
- a CDS encoding PilZ domain-containing protein, with product MRLPVKTTTGYEGSTLVFDNTRELLSVISPGGEVLGTVSWASVIELVQSRQQSDDREVVQSMVPLALKVHYHAAGALSGEGLTAEFGGGGFFLETGTPLPVGTELTVEFSLPDQPHQRHMSKARVVWVRHKPERHLFLPGMEVQFVNLPETTHRQVRDLVSALQRARR from the coding sequence ATGAGATTGCCAGTCAAAACAACGACAGGTTATGAAGGTTCTACCCTGGTCTTCGACAATACCAGGGAACTATTGTCCGTGATCTCTCCGGGTGGAGAGGTCCTGGGGACGGTCAGTTGGGCCTCCGTGATCGAGTTGGTTCAAAGCCGGCAGCAGAGTGATGATCGGGAGGTGGTCCAGAGCATGGTTCCCCTGGCGCTGAAGGTGCATTACCATGCGGCGGGAGCCCTATCCGGCGAGGGGCTCACGGCGGAATTCGGAGGGGGTGGGTTTTTTCTTGAGACCGGCACTCCGCTGCCTGTCGGAACCGAGCTGACGGTCGAATTTTCCCTGCCTGACCAGCCTCACCAGCGGCACATGTCCAAAGCTAGAGTCGTGTGGGTTCGGCACAAGCCGGAACGCCATCTCTTTTTGCCTGGGATGGAAGTCCAGTTTGTCAATCTTCCCGAGACTACCCATCGGCAGGTTCGTGACCTCGTCTCGGCGCTCCAACGGGCCAGGCGCTGA
- a CDS encoding TIGR00266 family protein → MKSEILYPGAFPMVRVFLAAGESIKAESGAMVGASPTIDVESKMEGGLLGALSRKLLTGEKFFFQTLRAARGAGEVLLAPTVPGEIVLFELDGVNEYLVQKDGFLAGAESIRIESKMQSLSRGLLGGEGFFILRISGQGQLILNSFGAIHKIELRPDEEYIVDNAHLVAWSATTSYSIERASSGWVSSFTSGEGFVCRFRGPGVVFIQSRNPGGFGNWIRQFIPVSE, encoded by the coding sequence ATGAAGAGTGAGATTTTGTATCCGGGGGCGTTTCCGATGGTGCGGGTGTTCCTGGCTGCCGGCGAGAGCATCAAGGCTGAGTCGGGCGCGATGGTCGGGGCCTCCCCGACGATCGACGTCGAGAGCAAAATGGAAGGCGGGTTATTGGGCGCGCTGTCCCGCAAGCTGCTCACCGGAGAAAAATTCTTCTTTCAGACGCTACGGGCCGCGCGGGGAGCCGGGGAGGTCCTGTTGGCCCCCACAGTCCCCGGCGAAATCGTCTTGTTTGAGCTTGACGGCGTCAACGAGTATTTGGTTCAGAAAGATGGATTCTTGGCGGGAGCCGAGAGCATCAGAATCGAAAGCAAGATGCAGAGCCTGAGCCGAGGCCTGCTGGGCGGCGAGGGGTTCTTTATTTTGCGGATCAGCGGGCAGGGGCAACTCATTCTCAACAGCTTCGGCGCCATCCACAAGATTGAGCTGAGACCCGATGAGGAGTACATCGTGGACAACGCGCACCTGGTTGCCTGGTCGGCAACGACGTCCTATAGCATCGAGCGGGCTTCGAGCGGATGGGTATCGAGCTTCACATCGGGCGAGGGATTTGTCTGTCGCTTTCGCGGTCCGGGCGTAGTCTTCATCCAAAGCCGCAATCCCGGCGGGTTCGGAAACTGGATCAGGCAATTCATTCCGGTGTCGGAATGA
- a CDS encoding alpha/beta hydrolase, with protein MLDRLFLYHPAPWEDRDWARLSGLPLEEARFRAEDGPHLFGWYVRAPHSPAVLLWCHGNAGNIIHRLENLRALYRTGLSVLLFDYRGYGRSEGRPSEQGLYRDAIAAHDYLRAKERVSPERVVLFGRSLGGAVAGEVALRRPAAGLILESSFPSVEAVARFHYWGLPAHWLIGADFRLIDRLPHLALPSLVIHGDRDDLIPPALGKAVFDALKDPKSFYLVPGADHNNLPFQGGAAYFTRLRTFVESVVRG; from the coding sequence ATGCTCGATCGGCTGTTTCTCTATCATCCGGCGCCCTGGGAGGATCGCGACTGGGCCAGGCTCAGCGGCCTGCCGCTGGAGGAGGCGAGGTTTCGGGCGGAGGATGGGCCGCACCTGTTCGGGTGGTATGTGCGGGCACCGCATTCGCCCGCCGTCCTGCTGTGGTGCCACGGCAATGCGGGCAACATCATTCACCGGCTGGAAAATCTTCGTGCACTGTACCGAACCGGACTCTCAGTGTTGCTGTTCGACTATCGGGGCTATGGACGCAGCGAAGGGCGGCCGTCGGAGCAGGGTCTCTACCGGGATGCTATTGCCGCCCATGATTATTTGAGGGCGAAGGAGCGCGTGAGCCCGGAGCGGGTGGTGCTGTTCGGGCGGTCGCTCGGCGGGGCCGTGGCGGGCGAGGTGGCGCTGCGACGCCCGGCGGCGGGATTGATTCTGGAATCCAGCTTTCCGTCCGTTGAGGCGGTCGCCAGATTCCATTATTGGGGGCTGCCGGCCCATTGGCTGATCGGAGCCGACTTTCGTTTGATCGACCGATTGCCACATCTGGCGCTGCCTTCTCTGGTGATCCATGGCGATCGGGACGATCTCATCCCGCCGGCCTTGGGCAAAGCCGTCTTCGACGCGCTCAAAGACCCAAAATCCTTTTACTTGGTCCCTGGGGCCGACCATAACAACCTGCCGTTCCAGGGAGGAGCGGCCTATTTCACCCGCCTCCGCACATTTGTCGAATCAGTTGTTCGCGGCTAA
- a CDS encoding M48 family metallopeptidase: protein MAPTPNALCFGSELPASGATCFASISPNGLILIFLSDRGEEAHTVPFSALAVGAGGFDHDQLVLKWTDRGRTFALHSRDPELIQALRAKAPAELTEALGHATAQVRWRRAIRRLAWGASVAVLVGGLTWLWYGSDMVVDLIVSRIPLSWEESLGESAYRQFLSGQTVVKEGPAVQAVQAMADRLTAHLVESPYRFQVTVVENHAINAFALPGGYIVVFSGLLKQANGPDEVAGVLGHEMNHVLLRHAMERIVKNMGLVAVITVLTGNQQGLAGVMKELGIELVTLKFGREQELEADLEGLRLLHRARVSPDGMITFFQRLAESEGRMVALLSTHPMSEARAERLRTAAATLPRMTPEPFGIDWQAVQGAVR, encoded by the coding sequence ATGGCTCCTACGCCGAACGCCCTCTGTTTCGGATCTGAATTGCCGGCTTCCGGCGCCACCTGTTTCGCCAGCATTTCCCCGAACGGCTTGATACTCATCTTTCTTTCGGACCGAGGCGAGGAGGCGCACACCGTTCCGTTCTCGGCGCTGGCCGTGGGAGCTGGCGGCTTCGATCATGACCAACTCGTGCTGAAGTGGACTGATCGTGGGCGTACCTTCGCGCTCCACAGCCGAGACCCTGAACTCATCCAAGCGCTTCGGGCGAAGGCTCCAGCGGAGCTGACCGAGGCCCTTGGGCACGCCACCGCCCAGGTTCGCTGGCGACGCGCGATCCGTCGGCTTGCCTGGGGCGCGTCGGTCGCGGTGCTCGTCGGCGGACTGACCTGGCTCTGGTACGGCTCGGATATGGTGGTCGACCTGATCGTGTCGCGCATCCCGCTTTCGTGGGAGGAGTCGCTGGGGGAATCGGCCTATCGGCAATTCCTGTCGGGCCAGACGGTCGTGAAAGAGGGGCCGGCGGTGCAAGCGGTGCAGGCGATGGCCGATCGGTTGACGGCCCATCTTGTCGAGAGTCCGTACCGGTTTCAGGTGACGGTAGTGGAGAATCACGCAATCAACGCCTTCGCGCTTCCCGGCGGGTATATCGTGGTGTTCAGCGGTCTGCTCAAGCAGGCGAATGGTCCGGATGAAGTGGCGGGCGTGCTGGGCCACGAGATGAACCATGTGCTCCTCCGGCATGCCATGGAACGAATCGTCAAGAATATGGGACTGGTTGCGGTGATCACCGTGCTGACCGGCAATCAGCAGGGCCTCGCCGGTGTGATGAAGGAGCTCGGCATCGAGCTGGTCACGCTCAAATTCGGGCGCGAACAGGAACTGGAGGCGGATCTCGAAGGGCTCCGGCTCCTGCATCGAGCAAGGGTCTCTCCGGATGGCATGATCACCTTTTTTCAGCGTCTCGCCGAGTCGGAAGGGCGGATGGTGGCACTCCTCTCGACCCATCCGATGAGCGAGGCGCGCGCCGAGCGGCTGAGGACGGCAGCGGCGACGCTGCCTCGTATGACTCCCGAGCCGTTCGGTATCGACTGGCAAGCGGTGCAGGGTGCGGTGAGGTAG
- a CDS encoding amidohydrolase family protein: MMLPRRTRRRSGSSLTRETVSPLPLPTQVVSNEEFLPSPQTIRQAQVETVALRLAEAAAARLNVTRRDFLRRSGGMAAVFLAMNSVFGKVFDVRDVELVDAAAAAERGGEPFFIFDVQTHYVSTHYDPTNAESKREGAVAKDRLLALRRRIREAGWNPALAKDTDTLKDLSWETFIKEVFLDSDTTIGLISTPPGPYPQEAVVPPKEMAHIRDEVNRVAGSQRMLAHGLATPQLGAADLDFMEMQASSLKIDAWKCYTGSCPKGFDRGWWMNDERIAYPMLEKARALKVPRICVHKGLPLGPVPDYNHPKDLIQAAKDFSDLDFLVYHSGLLTSSGIEDTFRKTGAIPWTTEFCRMKQAEPGLTNIYMELGSTFAQLVVTHPVICAHLLGQLIQAFGMDHVLWGTDSIWYGTPQWQIDAFRRFEIPEPLVEKHGYPPLTRSVKEHIFGLNAAKLFGIDVAATRKQVPADYLGKIRMAYREEGPLPSHRWYGWVAG, encoded by the coding sequence ATGATGCTGCCCCGACGAACGAGACGAAGATCCGGTTCGTCCCTGACGAGAGAGACGGTTTCGCCGCTTCCGCTCCCCACGCAGGTCGTCTCAAACGAGGAATTTCTCCCGTCTCCGCAAACCATCCGACAAGCGCAGGTCGAAACGGTGGCCCTTCGTCTGGCCGAAGCGGCCGCCGCCAGGTTGAACGTGACCCGCCGGGATTTTCTTCGCCGTTCCGGGGGAATGGCGGCGGTCTTCCTTGCCATGAACTCCGTGTTCGGGAAGGTCTTCGACGTGCGGGATGTGGAGTTGGTCGATGCGGCGGCGGCCGCGGAGCGAGGCGGTGAGCCCTTCTTTATCTTCGACGTACAGACCCACTACGTCAGCACCCACTATGATCCGACCAATGCCGAATCGAAACGGGAAGGGGCGGTCGCGAAGGATCGGCTGCTGGCGTTGCGCCGGCGAATTCGCGAGGCGGGATGGAATCCGGCGCTGGCTAAGGATACGGATACGCTGAAGGACTTGTCGTGGGAGACGTTTATCAAGGAGGTCTTCCTGGACAGTGACACGACGATCGGACTTATCAGCACCCCGCCTGGTCCCTACCCGCAGGAAGCCGTCGTTCCGCCCAAGGAGATGGCGCATATCAGGGATGAGGTCAACCGCGTGGCTGGGTCGCAGCGGATGCTGGCTCACGGGTTGGCGACGCCGCAGCTCGGCGCCGCGGACCTGGACTTCATGGAGATGCAGGCCTCGTCGCTCAAGATCGATGCATGGAAATGTTATACGGGGTCCTGCCCGAAAGGATTCGACCGCGGGTGGTGGATGAACGACGAGCGCATCGCCTATCCCATGCTCGAAAAGGCCCGTGCCCTCAAGGTCCCTCGTATCTGCGTTCACAAGGGCCTTCCACTGGGACCGGTGCCGGACTACAACCATCCCAAGGATCTCATCCAGGCCGCGAAGGATTTCTCCGACCTGGATTTCCTGGTCTACCATTCCGGCTTGCTCACGTCTTCGGGGATCGAGGACACCTTCAGGAAGACCGGCGCCATTCCCTGGACCACGGAATTCTGTCGGATGAAACAGGCGGAACCGGGGCTCACGAACATTTACATGGAACTGGGATCGACCTTTGCCCAACTGGTCGTGACGCATCCGGTGATCTGCGCGCATCTCCTCGGCCAGCTCATTCAGGCGTTCGGAATGGACCATGTGCTCTGGGGAACCGACTCGATCTGGTATGGAACGCCGCAATGGCAGATCGACGCCTTTCGCCGATTCGAGATTCCGGAGCCGCTGGTCGAGAAACACGGCTACCCGCCGCTCACTCGATCGGTGAAGGAACACATATTCGGCCTCAACGCGGCCAAGCTGTTCGGGATCGATGTCGCGGCCACGCGCAAGCAGGTGCCCGCCGACTACCTGGGCAAGATTCGCATGGCCTATCGTGAAGAAGGTCCGCTGCCGAGCCATCGGTGGTACGGATGGGTGGCGGGGTGA
- a CDS encoding TRL domain-containing protein, with translation MKRVLMSLGVIVFATSLYGCSGIGGYYQPSGLFPSAGIYMETTSGGILHDNGATPTKTGKACGTGILGIVATGDTTVEAAMNNGGIKKAVFTEQSIKSILWGLYVEVCTIAKGN, from the coding sequence ATGAAGAGAGTCCTGATGTCCTTAGGGGTGATCGTGTTCGCGACTTCTCTCTATGGGTGCAGCGGCATTGGGGGTTACTACCAGCCGTCCGGGCTCTTTCCATCCGCAGGAATCTACATGGAAACAACCTCCGGCGGTATCTTGCATGACAATGGTGCAACTCCCACCAAGACTGGTAAGGCCTGTGGAACTGGCATCCTCGGCATCGTGGCGACCGGTGACACTACTGTCGAGGCAGCTATGAACAATGGTGGCATCAAAAAAGCTGTGTTTACTGAGCAGTCCATCAAGTCAATTCTCTGGGGACTGTACGTTGAAGTGTGCACTATCGCGAAAGGTAACTAG
- a CDS encoding metallophosphoesterase family protein — MRRAQRPFRLGVIADTHGLFDPAIPRCFDGIDHIIHAGDIGGRSVLRQLEAIAPVTVVSGNVDGFGRSGFPSERIVELSGRRIAVCHILYERGMLTQNGLAFLEREQPDICIFGHTHRPLAEWLGRTFLFNPGSAGPKRFTLPRALGIILIDRGEVNGRHIALADRAGEPGPDSPLFTPLGKGRADGRQDAGAERSLRRRGRKC, encoded by the coding sequence ATGAGGCGAGCGCAACGGCCGTTCCGTCTGGGCGTGATCGCCGATACCCATGGGCTGTTCGACCCGGCCATTCCGCGCTGCTTCGATGGCATCGATCACATCATCCACGCCGGCGACATCGGGGGACGTTCGGTCCTCCGGCAATTGGAGGCCATCGCGCCGGTGACGGTCGTGTCGGGGAATGTGGACGGATTCGGGAGGAGTGGGTTTCCGTCCGAGCGGATCGTCGAGCTGAGCGGGCGTCGTATCGCCGTTTGCCACATCCTCTATGAACGAGGAATGCTCACCCAGAATGGGCTGGCCTTTCTCGAACGAGAGCAGCCCGACATCTGCATCTTCGGCCATACGCACCGCCCCCTGGCCGAATGGCTCGGGCGGACATTCCTGTTCAACCCCGGATCGGCAGGGCCGAAACGGTTCACGCTCCCGCGCGCGTTGGGCATCATCCTGATCGATCGAGGCGAGGTGAACGGGCGCCATATTGCTCTCGCCGACCGTGCGGGCGAACCTGGTCCCGATAGCCCGCTCTTCACGCCTCTTGGGAAGGGACGTGCCGATGGACGCCAAGATGCTGGAGCCGAACGTTCATTGAGGCGGCGTGGAAGAAAGTGCTAG